TCTAATGCACTTGCAATGTACTGAGCTGGATCATCAGACCAGACCACTACATCAATACGTTCACCGTTTAACTCTTGTTGTACTGCTTGAATACGCGTACCACGCATACCAATACAAGCACCTACAGGGTCAATACGATGGTCATTTGTTTTCACTGCGATTTTAGCACGAACGCCTGGTTGACGTGCCGCTGCTTTAATTTCAATAATTTCTTCAGAAATCTCAGGAATTTCTTTTTTCATTAAAGCAATTAACATTTCAGGCTTAGCGCGTGATAACAACAACTGAGCGCCACGACCTTCACGGTTCACATTGTATAAAATAGCGTTCATACGTTGTTTCGGACGAAGAATTTCTTTAGGAATCATTTCTTCGCGCGCAAGATAAGCTTCAGCATTGTCGCCTAAATCGATAATAAAGCCGTCTTTGGTTTGTTTTTTCACTTCACCGTAAATTAACTCACCAACTTTAGACTCGTATGCATCAGCAACTAAAGCACGCTCAGCTTCACGAATTTTTTGTACGATAACTTGTTTTGCAATTTGTGCAGCGATACGACCAAACTCAATAGATTCTACTTCGAGTTCACGAACATCACCAATTGACCATTTAGATGGATCAAGGTCAGAAATCGCATCTTGGCAAGCTGGCATTTCATGATCTTCATCTGCCACAACAGTCCATTGACGGAATGTGCTGTAATCACCAGTTTTACGATCAATTTCTACACGAAGCTGAGCTTCTTCAGCATGCGTACCTTCGTAAAATCTTTTCTTCGTTGCAGCAACTAGAGCTTGTTCTAAAGCCTCGAAGATCGCTTCACGACTAACACCTTTTTCATTACTAACCGTTTCAACAACGGTAAGAATTTCGCGGCCCATAAGTCACCTACCGATTTCTTATAAAATTTAATAAATTTAATCTTGATAGATCAAGTTTGCTTTATCGATATTGTTGCTGTCGATCTCAAGCACGTGCTTCCCATCAACTTCAACCTGAATTTCTTCATTTTCAAGGTCTACTGCAATAAGCTTTGCTTGAAATTTACGACGGTTTTCTACTGCTGCAATCAAACGCAAAGCAATTTGTTGTCCGATGTAGCCTTGTAACTGTTCTAGTTGAAAAAATGGACGATCCCAACCTGGTGAAGAAACTTCTAATGAATACTCACCTGAAATTGGATCATGGACATCCAGCATTGCGCCAACTTGTTGTGTTACACGCACACAATCTTGTACACCAATACCACGGCCTAGTTCTACTTCACCATCTTCATTAAGTACTGGCTCAGCATCTTCTTCACTTACCGCTTTGTCGATATAAATACGCAATAATGAACGTTTACCTTGTGGGAGAAACTCGATTCCCCAAAGGTCGACACCACATGCTTGTACTGCAGGAACAATTAAGTCATGCAATGCTTGGGATTTATTTGATAATTTCATTTACTCTCGTCATTCTCGTGCGATTCAATCGGTTGTTTTAACCGACACAGACCTACTATAGTGAAGCATGACTATTTGACCAATTGATGTCGAAACTACACGATAGCGATACGATAACCAATAAAAAAGGGCGTTAATCGCCCCTATGTAGCACAGAAAACAATAGTCCACTGTGCAAAAAGGCCCACTTGTCTGTGAGCCTCTTTTAAGAAACTTGGTAGCGGGAGCTGGATTTGAACCAACGACCTTCGGGTTATGAGCCCGACGAGCTACCAGACTGCTCCATCCCGCATCAAACGTGCAAAAATTATATACAAATATCAAATAAAGTCAATGTAAACTTTCTAGATACTGTCTGATTAAGTTGCACCTTAATCAATTTGGTAGCGGGAGCTGGATTTGAACCAACGACCTTCGGGTTATGAGCCCGACGAGCTACCAGACTGCTCCATCCCGCATCAAAAAACTGCTTGCACTCAACTTTCTGGTTCAAAGTTGGTGCGGAAGGGGGGACTTGAACCCCCACGCCCGAAGGCACTACCACCTCAAGGTAGCGTGTCTACCAATTCCACCACCACCGCAGCTTGTGGGACGCATTCTAGTCCTTCCAATTATAAAAGGAAAGCCCTATTTCAAATTATTGACCCGTTTTTGGTGCATTTGGTGAAGTTTCAGGCGATGTTGTTTGAATTGGTGCTGTTGTTTGTACAGATTTCAAACTATATGCCTCAGTCGTCTGTTTTTTCGCAAAAACAGCCAAGGTTAAACTCGTCACAAAAAACAATGCCGTTAAAATAGCAGTAAGGCGAGTAAGGAAATTAGCTGAACCCGATGCGCCAAATACGGTTGCTGCTCCGCCGCCACCGAAAGAAGCACCAGCATCCGCACCTTTACCGTGTTGGACTAGAATCAAGCCAATCATCAGTACCGCTAAAATAATATGTACGATCAGTACAAAAGAGTGCATACCCTATCCTCGTTATTTACTTTGTGCAAAGGCATGTACGATTTGATAAAAAGATGCTGCATTTAACGAAGCACCTCCAACCAACGCGCCATTAATATCTGGACATGCTGCCAACTCGACTGCATTCTCAGCTTTTACACTACCGCCATATAAAATCGCAATGTCTGGACCCGCAGAAGTAATCTGACTTAAACCTTCACGGATTTTAGCATGCATTGCCTGTGCATCTTGTGGTGAAGCAGTTTTACCTGTACCAATTGCCCAGATTGGCTCATAAGCAATTACAATTTGCTTTTGCCATTGCTCTGCACTCACTACAGGAGCTATATCACAGATTTGTTGCAATACAACCTGCTCTGCCAAATCTTGTTCACGTTGTTCGAGACTTTCACCCACACAATAAATGACAGTTAAGCCTGCATTTAAAGAATTTTGGAGTTTTGCCTTCAAAATTTCAACGTTATCACCTAACAAATCACGGCGTTCAGAGTGACCCACCAATACAAAATTAATTTGGCTATCTTTTAATAATTCTGCACTGACTTCACCAGTATAGGCGCCTGTACCTGCTACACGCGATACATCTTGTGCAACTGTATATACTGTTTTTGCAGCATCTTGCAATTGTGTTTGTACCATTGCAAGTGCAATAGAAACCGGAGCAACTCCGACATGGCAGCTTTCATCTGCAATTTCGTTTTGTTGCAATAGTTGTTTAAATTCTTCTATAAGTTGTTTGGCATTGGCACGCATTGGGTTCATTTTCCAGTTGCCAACTACCCAAGGCGTAATCGTCGAACCCGACATACGGCTCACCTTTCATCAAAAATGCAGCACATTCTACACGCATTTCTACAAATTTCAGATACTTTTCTTTAACGGCTTTGCTCATATCTTTTCTACTATTTGAAAACAGTAATAAAACTTTATTAAGACTAAAGCTCCGCATTTTAAAAATTAATGAATAAAAACTTCGACTGGTTCAAGCTTTAATATACGGATCAAGACGAGAGCATCATTTTCTCAGGTAGTAATTTTAGATAACAAAAGTATAATTTTTTATATACCAATTATAAACATATGAGCACAGGTAGGCAGATGTCAGTCATACATACATCTCCAAAATTTTCGGGGTTTTTTCGACGATTAATCGAAGAAAAACATGTGTCGGCAGCGACCATGCAAGCAGCATTAGATGCAGCAAAAAGAGCTAAACAGGATACTGTTGCGTACCTGATTGAAGAGGTTAATCTCTCCCCTTCTTTATTAGCTGAGACAATTTCTATTGAATTTGCTGAACCATATTTTGATCTGGACGTTTACGATACCAGCCAGATTCCTAAAGATTTGGTCGATCAGAAACTGATTTTAAAACATCGGATCTTGCCTCTCGTACAAAGAGGACAGATTTTATATGTTGCAACCAGTAATCCCAGCAATATTGATGCTATTGATGCTATTCGCTTTAACAGCAAGCTTATGGTTGAGCCTGTTATTGTCGAGCACCATAAACTCGAAAAAATTCTGGTACAGCAATTTACTGAAGAAAGTAATTTCGAGTTTAGTGATGAAGAATTTGATCTAGATGTAGATCTTGATACCTCAGCTGCTCCAGAAGAGGATGAGGATACTCCACAAGGCGATGAAGCACCTATTGTTAAATATATTAACAAATTATTAATTGATGCGATTCGTATGGGGGCTTCTGATTTACATTTCGAACCTTATGAAAAATCGTATCGGGTCCGTTATCGGGTCGATGGCGTTTTGCGTCAAATTGCAAATCCGCCTTTGCAGCTGGCCAATCGTTTGGCTTCACGCTTAAAAGTGATGTCTCAAATGGACATTTCTGAAAAGCGTGTCCCTCAAGATGGTCGTATCAAGCTCAAGCTATCAAAATCTAAAGCAATTGATTTTCGTGTGAACTCTCTTCCGACCTTATTTGGTGAAAAGCTAGTTCTACGTATTCTCGATCCATCGAGTGCTATGCTGGGAATTGATGCTCTAGGATATGAAGAAGAGCAAAAAGCGCTCTTTATGGAAGCATTAGATAAGCCACAAGGTATGCTTTTAATCACTGGTCCGACAGGTTCTGGTAAGACTGTATCTTTATATACAGGCCTCAATATCTTAAATACTGAAAGTTCTAATATTTCTACTGCCGAAGATCCAGTCGAAATTAACCTTGAAGGCATTAATCAGGTTAACGTGAACCCTAAGGTAGGTCTGACTTTTTCAGCTGCACTTAAGTCATTTTTACGTCAGGACCCTGACATTATTATGGTCGGTGAGATTCGTGATTTAGAAACAGCTGAAATCGCGATTAAAGCGGCTCAGACAGGTCATATGGTGATGTCCACGCTACATACCAACAGTGCGCCTGAAACACTGACTCGTCTACGCAATATGGGAGTTCCATCTTTCAATATTGCGACATCGGTCAATCTGGTCATTGCTCAGCGTTTGGCACGTCGACTATGTTCTCAATGTAAAGTACCTACTGACATTCCTAAACAAAGCCTATTGGAAATGGGTTTTACCGAACAAGATCTGACACATCCCGATTTTCAAGTTTTTCAACCCGTCGGTTGTCCAGAATGTCGTGAGGGTTACAAAGGTCGAGTTGGTATTTATGAAGTAATGAAAGTCACACCTGAGATTTCCAAGATTATTATGGAAGATGGCAATGCTTTAGAAATCGCTGCCGCTTCTGAAAAACTGGGGTTTAATAATCTACGTCGCTCAGGTTTAAAGAAAGTTATGCAAGGTGTTACTTCTTTACAAGAAGTCAATCGCGTAACCAGTGAATAAAAGACAATTTAAAATAAGGATAATGTCATGACTGTCAAAAAGGCACAATTGATGCCGACTTTTGCTTATGATGGGGTTGACCGTAAAGGCGTAAAAATTAAGGGGGAACTTTCGGCTAAAAATATGGCTTTAGCCAAAGTCACCCTACGCAAGCAAGGTGTAACTGTTCGTAATATTCGGGAAAAGCGTAAAAATATTCTTGAAGGTTTATTTAAGAAAAAAGTATCAACGCTCGATATCACGATTTTCACGCGACAACTTGCAACTATGATGAAAGCTGGTGTCCCACTGGTACAAGGTTTTGAAATTGTGGCAGAAGGTCTAGAAAACCCAGCTATGCGCGAGGTGGTACTCGGTATTAAAGGTGAAGTTGAAGGTGGTAGTACTTTTGCTTCAGCTCTAAGAAAGTATCCTCAGCACTTCGATAAACTGTTTTGCTCGCTTGTAGAATCTGGCGAACAGTCTGGTGCGCTTGAAACCATGCTGGACCGCGTGGCAATTTACAAAGAAAAAAGTGAATTGCTTAAGCAGAAAATTAAGAAAGCTATGAAATATCCAGCAACGGTTATTGTGGTTGCGGTGGTTGTTACCATTATTTTGATGGTTAAAGTAGTTCCCGTCTTCCAAGATCTGTTTTCTTCCTTTGGCGCAGATCTTCCTGCTTTTACACAAATGGTCGTAAATATGTCGAAATGGATGCAGGAATACTGGTTCATTCTGATTATTGTGATCGGTGCAATCATTGCAGCATTTCTGGAAGCTAAAAAGCGCAGTAAAAAATTCCGTGATAGTTTAGACAAACTTGCCCTGAAACTACCGATCTTTGGTGATCTGGTTTATAAGGCGATTATTGCGCGTTACAGCCGTACTTTAGCAACAACTTTTGCAGCTGGTGTTCCTCTCATTGATGCGCTTGAATCAACGGCTGGTGCAACCAATAATATTATTTACGAACAAGCTGTCATGAAAATTCGTGAAGATGTAGCTACAGGTCAACAACTCCAATTTGCGATGCGCGTTTCAAATCGTTTTCCATCTATGGCTATACAAATGGTCGCAATTGGTGAAGAATCTGGTGCACTAGACAGCATGCTCGATAAAGTTGCAACCTACTATGAAAATGAAGTTGATAATGCCGTTGATGGCTTAACTTCAATGATGGAACCTTTAATTATGGCAATTTTAGGGGTACTTGTAGGCGGTCTGGTTGTTGCTATGTATCTTCCAATTTTCCAAATGGGCTCAGTTGTATAATGCAAGAAATTATTGCTTATTTTATTCAAAACTTAACTGCACTTTATATTGCAGTTGCATTATTGAGCCTATGTATTGGTAGCTTTCTGAATGTGGTGATTTATCGCACCCCCAAAATGATGGAACAAGATTGGCAGCAAGAATGTCAAATACTACTCAATCCTGAACAACCAATCATTGATCATGAAAAACTGACATTAAGTAAGCCTGCTTCATCATGTCCAGAGTGCCATCAGCCCATCCGTTGGTATCAAAATATCCCAGTCATCAGTTGGTTAGTTTTAAAAGGTAAATGTGGTCATTGCCAGCATCCTATTAGCATTCGCTACCCAGCAGTTGAACTATTAACAATGGTATGTTCACTGGTTGTGGTCATGATGTTTGGTCCAACCATTCAAATGCTTTTGGGGCTAGTCCTGACTTGGGTCCTGATTACTCTCACCTTTATAGACTTTGATACTCAGCTGCTACCCGACCGTTTTACCCTACCTTTGGCTGCGCTTGGTCTAGGCATTAACACCTTTAATATTTACACCTCACCTAACTCAGCCATTTGGGGTTACCTGATTGGTTTTTTATGTCTTTGGATTGTGTATTACTTATTTAAAGTGATTACAGGCAAAGAAGGCATGGGCTACGGTGACTTTAAATTACTTGCCGCATTAGGTGCGTGGATGGGGCCATTGATGCTGCCATTAATTGTGTTATTGTCATCTTTACTAGGTGCAATTATTGGCATCATTTTATTAAAATTACGCAATGACAATCAGCCCTTTGCCTTTGGGCCCTACATTGCCATTGCAGGTTGGGTTGCCTTTCTATGGGGTGATCAGATTATGAAAATCTATTTGGGAGGTTAAGATGGCTTTTATTCTGGGAGTCACAGGTGGTATTGGCAGTGGAAAATCTGCTGCAACACAATGGTTTGAATCCCAAGGAATACAAGTCGTCGATGCCGACATCGTTGCTCGCGAAGTGGTTGAGAAAGGCCAACCTGCCCTGCAAAAAATCCAACAAACTTTTGGAGACTGGGTACTTCAATCCGATGGTAATCTCGATCGTCGTGCCCTACGCGAACATATTTTTCAAAATCCTGAAGCAAGACAAACACTCGAAAAAATCACGCATCCAGCTATTCGCCAATCTATTATTCAGCAGTTGCAAAACCCAAAAAGTCCTTATGTGATTTTAGTTTCACCCCTACTTTTTGAAACCAACCAGCATGAATTGGTGAACCACACCTTATTAGTTGATGCGAGTGAACAAACTCAAATTCAGCGTGCAAGCCAACGTGATGGGCAAAACCAAGAACAAATTCAGAAAATTATTGCAGCACAAATGCCACGCGAACGTAAACGCGAACTTGCCAATGACATTGTGTTTAATGATGGATTACTCGAACATTTACATCAACAATTAGAGCCGCTACATCAAAGTTATTTAAAGCGTACAAACTAATTTGATTTATTTTGCTGCTTAATTTGTTGTGCCAAGCTATCTGGTCGGAACCATCGCCAAGGTTGTAAGGCGCCGATTCCCATTCCGACCAAGCCCACAACAATAGATGGGCTTAATGCTTCACCGAGTAAAGGTACAGCTAAAATAGCAGCAATAAACGGCGCCAAAGTTACAATACTTCCTGTTTTAAAAGCGCCAAGTCGCTGAATCGCTGCCACATAAGTCAGAGTTGCAATAATAACCACAAATACACCATGGAAAATGCCCTGTATCGCTAAATGGACAGGACTAACTTCCATAAAATGCTTTGGTAAAAATAGAGCATAGATGGGCAAGTAAATAATTGCAGACCAAATCGCAACACTTGCCGTAGAGTGCCATGCAGAAAGTTTCCACTGTTTAAGTAATACAGTGAAAATCCCCCACCAAATCGCACTAATAAAAAGAAGCAAATCACCCACGCCAAAAGCAGAAGCATTACCTTGCAACATCACAACACTCATAAGAGCCAAGGCAGTAATCATAATTACCAGACTTACCCATGTATGCTTATCAAACGGCTGCCTAAATAAAAAGTATGCTGCAAACGCAGTACAAATTGGGATACAACCATTTAAGAAAATTGCAGCATGGGCAGCGGGAGCATAGAGAAAAGCGGTATAGACGGTGAGGCAATAAATAACCCCGCCAATCAAGGCCAAAATAACAGCATGCTTACTCCATAAAAAAGCGAGATCTTTTTTATAGATTAAAATGGGCATTAAAATTAGGAAGGCTATAGCGAAACGCAATGCGGCTATGTCCCAAGCACTGATATGCCACTGTGCATTTAAACGGGCAAAAAGCGTAAACCCGCCCCAAATGCACATGGTCACCAATACAAAGAAATAACCTTGCTTACGGGGAGACATATCAAGATGACTTAAAAACTAAAAAGGCAGCGAGATTATACCTCAGAACGCTGACGGCAAGCCTCATAAAGTGCCATACCTGTCGCTACGCTGACATTTAGACTTTGTAGATTACCTGACATCGGAATATAAACTTTATGATCACACTGCGCCTGTGTAATAGGACGCAAACCAGTGTCTTCAGCTCCCATTACAATCACAACGGCGCCAGAGAAATCACACTTTTGAAGTGGCAACGCACTTTCATCAAGCATAGTACCAATTACACGTACATGAGTTGTTTCTTTAAGATGAGCCAATGTACGAGCTAAATTAGTGACTTGAATAAATTTAACTTTCTCAGCTCCACCTGCTGCAACTTTACGAGCAGTTGGTGTCAAACTAGCCGAACGATCACGAGGCACAATAACAGCTTGCACGCCCATCGCAGCGGCGGTACGAATGCAGGCCCCTAAGTTATGCGGGTCTGTCACCTGATCCAATGCCAACAACAAAGCATCTGGAGTTTCTCTTAAAATTTGATCAAGATCTTGCTCATTCAAGACAGGATGTGGACGTACTGCAGCAACTACACCTTGATGAAATGGAAGACCTGCGAGTTTCTCAAGACTATCGCGGCTTGCTTTTTGTACACTAATTCCAAAAGGCTCTGCCAATTGCAAAATCTTTTGCAAACGCTGATCATCCCGTCCTTTTAAAGTAAACAGGGTTAGCACACGCTCCGGCTCAAGTTCTAACAATGACTCCACTGAATGAACGCCATAATAATATTCCTGTTTTGCCATGCATGACCTCTAACAACGTTTGAGCAAAAAAATAAAAATCCTGCAAAGCCAACTTCACAGGATTTCTTTGGGCATAGTGTACCCGATTTGAACAGGAATTTCTTAGCCTTCTAAATGGCATACATAATCGAGTACTTCGTCAGTTTCGATTTTAAAAAGACTGTTGCCCGGTACATAAAATGATTGGCCTGCACGGAACAATTCACTTTCAGTGCTGTCTGCAATTGTTACGCGACATTCGCCTGAAATAATTTCCATACGCTCAGGAACATGTGTTTCAAAAGTTAAAGCTTGCTCAGTCGGCAAAATAACACCTAATGTTTTTTTAGTTCCATCTTCAAATTGCACGGTATGGCTGATACATGCTCCACCAAAATAAACGTTTGATTTTTTGATGACCGTTACATGATCAAATTGGGTTGAACTCATGCAGATTCTCCAGATAATGCCGTATTTATATAAATTATGATGAATGTAGTTTAATTGTGCCTAAATAACTAATCAATCAGTTTTCATACGGATAGACTTGTAATTTCCACTGCTGTGCCTGAATTTTTTTGGCAAAAGCATAAGGTAAGTTAATCTCAATATTTCGACTATTCGACACAATTGCATCGTATCTGCAAACTTCGACCTGATTTTCATCTAGGAGTATCCAACACACTTTTTGCGCCGTTGGATGGACAACTGCTGTAGCAATTACCGGTGAACCGTCATTCATTCCTACATGAAAATTTTCACTGTCATTTTGCATTAACGCCAGATCATAAGCTGGAAAATCGATAGCATCTGAATCGAATTGCTGACTATCGTGTATAAGCACACTTTGTTTTAAAGTCGGCCAAATACAGTAGCGCAAATAATGCTGATCCATCACCCGATTATCCAGATAACGTCCGGTGGCAACATAATCTCTGATATGTGCTTCAATATTATGAAAAATCCCTGTACACCCGCCCCACATTCCAGCCAAAATTAACTCAGTATGAGAATAATTATCGCGCATTAAATGAAACCATTTATCACTCTTCAGCCATACATCTACAGCCGCCTTTTCGCGGTGCGACACAATAGAGTCGGCATCACGTATTAGAAAACGCTTAATTGTAGGATCATCCATCACAAAAAAACGCCAAAACAGTCCAGATAGTTGTTTTTGAGAATCTGTAACTTGGATGACTTGCGCGCCCTTTGCTTTTAACCGCTGTTGTACCAGTACTGGCACCGTATCATCAACATAAAATCGACACGTCCATTCTGGATAAATCTGTTTGGCTAGCTGAGTATTTAAAATAGAGGTTTCACAATAGCGAGGATTTGCCCCGAATAATGAGAAGGCAATAATATTTTCTTCAGGGTTTGTACTAAATGCTGGCGGTACATGATCTGGAATCGATAAAACAGGTTCGCTCTTCGCTAGCTCTTTTTTTGTTGTAATGGCTAAGCGTCCAAATTTGATTGTTTCTTCTTTTTTATTTAAATGATGACAAACCTCTGTGAGTCCATCATATAAGTTTGTATTTACATTAGTTCCACTGGCCTGAATCGCTTGTAAATAATGTTGATAGGCCTCGTTATAACGGCCTAAGCGTAATTCGGTATAAGCCAAGTCAGATAAAGCTCCCGGATGCTTAGGAACTAAGCTAACAGCTTGTTTAACATGTTGATAAGCTTTGGCATAATCACCTTGTGCAGCTGCTTGTTTAAATGCATTAAAATGTTGGCTTAAAATTTTATTCATTTCCGCAGGATTGTTTTTTTTATGACGATTGACCATCCCTATGGGTGGTTTCGGTAAGCTGAATGTTTTTTTCATTGTAAATATCCGCAATCTTGCTGTTCTATAATTTCAGTTAGAATAATAGATCACTTGTAGCAAATTCAAAACTTCTCTATCTTTAACCCATAATTTGGCGCGTTGGATGCGTTTATGCTCACACATTTAACTTTAATTAATTTTGCATTAGCTGATCATTTAGCTATTGATATAGAACAGGGATTTAATGTTCTAACAGGCGAAACAGGTGCCGGAAAATCATTATTACTGGATGCACTCTCTGCCTGCCTCGGGGAACGTACAGATACAAATTATGTCCGTTATGGTTCGGACAAAGCGGATATTACCGCGGTTTTCACTTATCAGAATAATAGTCCTGAAGCAAAATGGCTCCAAGACCACGAGCTAGATGATGATTCTGGGGAAATTCATTTACGTCGTGTTATTTTTGCAACTGGCCGTAGTAAGGCATGGGTTAATGGGCGCCCGAGCAGTCTATCTGAACTTAAAGAGTTAGGGCGTTTGCTAGTTCAACT
This genomic stretch from Acinetobacter oleivorans DR1 harbors:
- a CDS encoding DMT family transporter, translating into MSPRKQGYFFVLVTMCIWGGFTLFARLNAQWHISAWDIAALRFAIAFLILMPILIYKKDLAFLWSKHAVILALIGGVIYCLTVYTAFLYAPAAHAAIFLNGCIPICTAFAAYFLFRQPFDKHTWVSLVIMITALALMSVVMLQGNASAFGVGDLLLFISAIWWGIFTVLLKQWKLSAWHSTASVAIWSAIIYLPIYALFLPKHFMEVSPVHLAIQGIFHGVFVVIIATLTYVAAIQRLGAFKTGSIVTLAPFIAAILAVPLLGEALSPSIVVGLVGMGIGALQPWRWFRPDSLAQQIKQQNKSN
- the coaE gene encoding dephospho-CoA kinase (Dephospho-CoA kinase (CoaE) performs the final step in coenzyme A biosynthesis.) produces the protein MAFILGVTGGIGSGKSAATQWFESQGIQVVDADIVAREVVEKGQPALQKIQQTFGDWVLQSDGNLDRRALREHIFQNPEARQTLEKITHPAIRQSIIQQLQNPKSPYVILVSPLLFETNQHELVNHTLLVDASEQTQIQRASQRDGQNQEQIQKIIAAQMPRERKRELANDIVFNDGLLEHLHQQLEPLHQSYLKRTN
- the nusA gene encoding transcription termination factor NusA; this encodes MGREILTVVETVSNEKGVSREAIFEALEQALVAATKKRFYEGTHAEEAQLRVEIDRKTGDYSTFRQWTVVADEDHEMPACQDAISDLDPSKWSIGDVRELEVESIEFGRIAAQIAKQVIVQKIREAERALVADAYESKVGELIYGEVKKQTKDGFIIDLGDNAEAYLAREEMIPKEILRPKQRMNAILYNVNREGRGAQLLLSRAKPEMLIALMKKEIPEISEEIIEIKAAARQPGVRAKIAVKTNDHRIDPVGACIGMRGTRIQAVQQELNGERIDVVVWSDDPAQYIASALEPADVSGIVLDEDARSADIIFATSDQLARAIGSQGQNVRLASDLTGYKLDMMLEEEYRARQQNEAQQYLDMFVSRLDIEEDLAMALVEMGFTSLEEIAYVPAETFDEIELDAELVELLQSRAKEAALTDALKQQENIQEPSADLLTMEGMTSEIAYSLAARGIITVDDLADQATDDISDIEGLDHEKAGQLIMKARESWFN
- the rlmB gene encoding 23S rRNA (guanosine(2251)-2'-O)-methyltransferase RlmB, which produces MAKQEYYYGVHSVESLLELEPERVLTLFTLKGRDDQRLQKILQLAEPFGISVQKASRDSLEKLAGLPFHQGVVAAVRPHPVLNEQDLDQILRETPDALLLALDQVTDPHNLGACIRTAAAMGVQAVIVPRDRSASLTPTARKVAAGGAEKVKFIQVTNLARTLAHLKETTHVRVIGTMLDESALPLQKCDFSGAVVIVMGAEDTGLRPITQAQCDHKVYIPMSGNLQSLNVSVATGMALYEACRQRSEV
- a CDS encoding type II secretion system F family protein, producing the protein MTVKKAQLMPTFAYDGVDRKGVKIKGELSAKNMALAKVTLRKQGVTVRNIREKRKNILEGLFKKKVSTLDITIFTRQLATMMKAGVPLVQGFEIVAEGLENPAMREVVLGIKGEVEGGSTFASALRKYPQHFDKLFCSLVESGEQSGALETMLDRVAIYKEKSELLKQKIKKAMKYPATVIVVAVVVTIILMVKVVPVFQDLFSSFGADLPAFTQMVVNMSKWMQEYWFILIIVIGAIIAAFLEAKKRSKKFRDSLDKLALKLPIFGDLVYKAIIARYSRTLATTFAAGVPLIDALESTAGATNNIIYEQAVMKIREDVATGQQLQFAMRVSNRFPSMAIQMVAIGEESGALDSMLDKVATYYENEVDNAVDGLTSMMEPLIMAILGVLVGGLVVAMYLPIFQMGSVV
- the rimP gene encoding ribosome maturation factor RimP, giving the protein MKLSNKSQALHDLIVPAVQACGVDLWGIEFLPQGKRSLLRIYIDKAVSEEDAEPVLNEDGEVELGRGIGVQDCVRVTQQVGAMLDVHDPISGEYSLEVSSPGWDRPFFQLEQLQGYIGQQIALRLIAAVENRRKFQAKLIAVDLENEEIQVEVDGKHVLEIDSNNIDKANLIYQD
- the secG gene encoding preprotein translocase subunit SecG, giving the protein MHSFVLIVHIILAVLMIGLILVQHGKGADAGASFGGGGAATVFGASGSANFLTRLTAILTALFFVTSLTLAVFAKKQTTEAYSLKSVQTTAPIQTTSPETSPNAPKTGQ
- a CDS encoding prepilin peptidase; its protein translation is MQEIIAYFIQNLTALYIAVALLSLCIGSFLNVVIYRTPKMMEQDWQQECQILLNPEQPIIDHEKLTLSKPASSCPECHQPIRWYQNIPVISWLVLKGKCGHCQHPISIRYPAVELLTMVCSLVVVMMFGPTIQMLLGLVLTWVLITLTFIDFDTQLLPDRFTLPLAALGLGINTFNIYTSPNSAIWGYLIGFLCLWIVYYLFKVITGKEGMGYGDFKLLAALGAWMGPLMLPLIVLLSSLLGAIIGIILLKLRNDNQPFAFGPYIAIAGWVAFLWGDQIMKIYLGG
- the tpiA gene encoding triose-phosphate isomerase, whose protein sequence is MSGSTITPWVVGNWKMNPMRANAKQLIEEFKQLLQQNEIADESCHVGVAPVSIALAMVQTQLQDAAKTVYTVAQDVSRVAGTGAYTGEVSAELLKDSQINFVLVGHSERRDLLGDNVEILKAKLQNSLNAGLTVIYCVGESLEQREQDLAEQVVLQQICDIAPVVSAEQWQKQIVIAYEPIWAIGTGKTASPQDAQAMHAKIREGLSQITSAGPDIAILYGGSVKAENAVELAACPDINGALVGGASLNAASFYQIVHAFAQSK
- the ppnP gene encoding pyrimidine/purine nucleoside phosphorylase — its product is MSSTQFDHVTVIKKSNVYFGGACISHTVQFEDGTKKTLGVILPTEQALTFETHVPERMEIISGECRVTIADSTESELFRAGQSFYVPGNSLFKIETDEVLDYVCHLEG
- the pilB gene encoding type IV-A pilus assembly ATPase PilB, translated to MSVIHTSPKFSGFFRRLIEEKHVSAATMQAALDAAKRAKQDTVAYLIEEVNLSPSLLAETISIEFAEPYFDLDVYDTSQIPKDLVDQKLILKHRILPLVQRGQILYVATSNPSNIDAIDAIRFNSKLMVEPVIVEHHKLEKILVQQFTEESNFEFSDEEFDLDVDLDTSAAPEEDEDTPQGDEAPIVKYINKLLIDAIRMGASDLHFEPYEKSYRVRYRVDGVLRQIANPPLQLANRLASRLKVMSQMDISEKRVPQDGRIKLKLSKSKAIDFRVNSLPTLFGEKLVLRILDPSSAMLGIDALGYEEEQKALFMEALDKPQGMLLITGPTGSGKTVSLYTGLNILNTESSNISTAEDPVEINLEGINQVNVNPKVGLTFSAALKSFLRQDPDIIMVGEIRDLETAEIAIKAAQTGHMVMSTLHTNSAPETLTRLRNMGVPSFNIATSVNLVIAQRLARRLCSQCKVPTDIPKQSLLEMGFTEQDLTHPDFQVFQPVGCPECREGYKGRVGIYEVMKVTPEISKIIMEDGNALEIAAASEKLGFNNLRRSGLKKVMQGVTSLQEVNRVTSE